Proteins from a genomic interval of Piscinibacter sp. HJYY11:
- a CDS encoding cell wall metabolism sensor histidine kinase WalK: protein MRLRWAEWLPPSLGGRILALQAAGVVAVLVVGTLCAVEWTQRERDAARADLAGWAVHDAMLQALDGRAPSGEFGSSTVVVRPGHGPLPAGFAVQQRLPAPPSPPSTLVPSEVTLWLKAGGLGERALAALDEAATARTYFTLLSREQVALNRESLLVVTLPQGPGVLRREVMALRFESPSLWRDRMPPVSVLLGALAALGTVFVALGVAARALAQPIHTLASSIDARGEDVQVPLLPEAGPVEARAMARADNRLRTRLASVLADQTRMLAAVSHDLRTPSTRLRLRAELVADVELREAMLRDLDDMDAMLTEVLDFLSHEVREEPVKAVDLTALLQSVCDDYADLGRPVTFCEPPPLTFHGVPTLFASTQQTHVFQHERKVRHSCRPNALRRALCNLIDNALKYGHRADVRLDAGGDAVRIAVHDTGPGIPEDEMEKVFLPLYRLESSRQRSTGGIGLGLAIVKAVVAAHHGRIELRNRPEGGLVVSLELPRSLA, encoded by the coding sequence ATGAGGCTGCGCTGGGCTGAGTGGCTGCCGCCCTCGCTGGGCGGGCGCATCCTCGCGCTGCAGGCGGCAGGCGTGGTGGCCGTGCTGGTGGTGGGCACACTCTGCGCGGTCGAGTGGACTCAGCGCGAGCGTGACGCCGCCCGCGCAGACCTCGCCGGCTGGGCGGTGCACGATGCGATGCTGCAGGCCCTCGACGGTCGTGCGCCCTCTGGCGAATTCGGCAGCTCGACGGTGGTGGTGCGACCCGGCCACGGCCCGCTGCCGGCCGGCTTCGCGGTGCAGCAGCGCCTGCCGGCGCCGCCCTCGCCACCGTCCACGTTGGTGCCGAGCGAAGTCACGCTGTGGCTCAAGGCCGGCGGCCTCGGCGAACGCGCCCTGGCGGCACTCGACGAGGCCGCCACCGCTCGCACCTATTTCACGCTCCTCTCTCGCGAGCAGGTAGCGCTCAACCGCGAGAGCCTGCTCGTGGTCACGCTGCCGCAAGGCCCCGGCGTGCTGCGCCGCGAGGTGATGGCGCTGCGCTTCGAGAGCCCCTCGCTCTGGCGCGACCGCATGCCACCGGTGAGCGTGCTGCTGGGCGCGCTCGCTGCGCTGGGTACGGTGTTCGTGGCGCTCGGTGTGGCCGCGCGCGCACTGGCCCAGCCCATCCACACGCTTGCGAGCTCCATCGACGCGCGCGGCGAAGACGTGCAAGTGCCGCTGCTGCCCGAAGCCGGCCCGGTGGAAGCGCGTGCGATGGCGCGCGCCGACAACCGCCTGCGCACCCGCCTCGCCTCGGTGCTGGCCGACCAGACGCGCATGCTCGCGGCCGTCTCGCACGACCTGCGCACGCCGAGCACGCGCCTGCGCCTGCGCGCCGAACTCGTCGCCGACGTCGAGCTGCGCGAGGCCATGCTGCGCGACCTGGACGACATGGACGCCATGCTCACCGAGGTGCTGGACTTCCTCTCTCACGAGGTACGCGAAGAGCCGGTGAAGGCGGTCGATCTCACCGCGCTGCTGCAATCGGTGTGCGACGACTATGCCGACCTGGGCCGGCCCGTGACCTTCTGCGAGCCGCCGCCGCTCACCTTCCACGGCGTGCCCACGCTCTTTGCCTCGACGCAGCAGACGCATGTGTTCCAGCACGAGCGCAAGGTGCGCCATAGCTGTCGGCCCAATGCGCTGCGGCGCGCGCTGTGCAACCTGATCGACAACGCCCTCAAGTACGGCCACCGCGCCGACGTGCGGCTCGACGCGGGCGGCGACGCGGTGCGCATCGCGGTGCACGACACCGGCCCCGGCATCCCCGAGGACGAGATGGAGAAGGTGTTCCTGCCGCTCTACCGGCTGGAGTCTTCGCGCCAGCGCAGCACCGGCGGCATCGGCCTGGGGTTGGCCATCGTGAAGGCGGTGGTCGCCGCGCACCACGGCCGCATCGAGCTGCGCAACCGGCCCGAGGGCGGACTGGTCGTCAGCCTAGAGTTGCCGCGTTCGCTGGCCTAA